The proteins below come from a single Fastidiosipila sanguinis genomic window:
- a CDS encoding glycosyltransferase family 2 protein encodes MQGTDEGKEIENNDLVSIIVPVYKTAEFLPRCIESLLDQDYENIEILMINDGSPDNSAEIIEEYREANPAKIVLINKENQGAGEARNTGIDKAKGKWLCFVDSDDYVERDYVSAMLRAALDMNADIAVSNLFLEKENGRKIVFPLMFVKPVTSGDKAAKRSLNLLSVPNFAWNKLYKKELLDSINFKFPSIYFEDVAVAAKVLSESDRVAFTNRPLYHYIQRGSGQVGTFNEKKLREALEAIAMVGEFLNESGKMDEWFRAWKQMLLHVRVQFTTQVMVQMKDKTFAEKSKLLKELNEELQDIDRKYRYESN; translated from the coding sequence TTGCAGGGGACAGATGAGGGAAAAGAAATTGAGAATAATGATTTAGTGTCAATTATAGTGCCAGTTTATAAGACTGCTGAATTTTTGCCACGTTGTATTGAGTCATTACTTGATCAGGATTATGAGAACATTGAGATTCTTATGATAAATGATGGTTCGCCAGATAATTCTGCTGAGATTATAGAGGAGTATAGAGAAGCAAATCCTGCTAAGATAGTTTTGATAAATAAAGAAAATCAGGGTGCAGGTGAGGCAAGAAACACAGGTATTGATAAAGCCAAAGGTAAGTGGTTGTGCTTTGTAGACTCAGATGATTATGTTGAAAGAGATTATGTCAGTGCTATGCTAAGGGCTGCACTAGATATGAATGCAGATATAGCAGTTAGTAATTTGTTCTTAGAAAAAGAGAATGGTAGGAAAATTGTTTTTCCTTTAATGTTTGTTAAGCCTGTAACTAGTGGAGATAAGGCTGCGAAGAGATCTTTGAATTTACTATCTGTACCAAATTTTGCTTGGAATAAACTTTACAAAAAAGAGTTATTAGATTCTATTAACTTCAAATTTCCAAGTATTTATTTTGAAGATGTTGCTGTAGCAGCGAAGGTTCTGAGTGAATCTGATAGAGTAGCCTTTACAAATAGACCGCTTTATCATTATATTCAAAGAGGTTCAGGTCAAGTTGGAACCTTCAATGAGAAGAAGTTACGAGAGGCTCTCGAAGCAATTGCTATGGTTGGAGAGTTTTTAAATGAATCAGGAAAAATGGATGAATGGTTTAGGGCCTGGAAGCAGATGCTATTGCATGTTAGAGTACAGTTTACTACACAAGTTATGGTCCAAATGAAGGATAAAACTTTTGCAGAAAAGTCCAAACTTTTGAAAGAGCTTAATGAAGAACTTCAAGATATTGACAGAAAGTATAGATATGAGAGTAATTAA
- a CDS encoding glycosyltransferase family 2 protein has product MGWENLTLFTKILMVILISGNIFGLIFTLYQVYISLPIFKKYKNLTGPEKPYNKFAIVISAHDEEKVIKNLLDSLNTQNYPKDKFDIFLIADNCTDNTAKIAAELGANVYERLDPEHKSKGYALNWFFDQFIKKYNHSDYDLITIIDSDNVMDENYLLEMNKRYNYGDRVIIGYRIGKNPSATIWSNANSLFWIMQKRGVDHPRYMSGRSLTSVGGTGFAFAYDIIDKQGWKTQSLTEDLEFTMDVNLKGETITYSREAKFYDEQPEDMISTIKQRWRWSYGLRELLEQKSRPLLKSVFFGRTENLDSFMFSIMYVVLLVSPVLWVLSMILIGITLGLGAMLKSVLISALIGEIVLSLFIYILTVVEDQHWEGQWKGILFYPIYLLIISLTIFMALGKKPGWKKIDHSDQSTISDMNVNKNKHKKDSK; this is encoded by the coding sequence ATGGGTTGGGAAAATTTAACTTTATTTACAAAAATCTTAATGGTTATACTAATATCTGGTAATATTTTTGGATTGATTTTCACTTTATACCAGGTGTATATATCATTACCAATTTTTAAAAAATACAAAAATCTTACCGGACCCGAGAAGCCTTACAATAAATTTGCTATTGTTATTAGTGCTCATGATGAAGAAAAAGTAATTAAAAACTTATTGGATTCTTTGAACACTCAAAATTATCCAAAAGATAAATTTGATATATTTTTGATTGCAGATAACTGTACAGATAATACAGCTAAAATAGCAGCTGAACTTGGGGCAAATGTTTATGAACGCTTAGATCCAGAGCATAAGTCAAAAGGTTACGCCCTAAACTGGTTCTTTGACCAGTTTATAAAAAAATATAATCATTCTGACTATGACTTAATTACTATTATTGATTCTGATAATGTTATGGATGAAAACTATCTTCTGGAAATGAATAAACGTTATAACTATGGAGATAGGGTGATTATAGGATACAGAATTGGAAAAAACCCTTCAGCTACAATATGGTCAAATGCCAATAGTTTGTTTTGGATTATGCAAAAACGTGGAGTAGATCACCCTCGTTACATGTCAGGTAGAAGTTTAACGTCAGTGGGTGGTACCGGTTTTGCTTTTGCATATGACATTATTGATAAGCAAGGTTGGAAAACTCAAAGTCTGACTGAGGATCTAGAGTTCACAATGGATGTTAACCTAAAAGGTGAAACTATTACATATTCTCGCGAAGCAAAATTTTATGATGAGCAACCGGAAGATATGATCAGTACAATCAAACAAAGATGGAGATGGTCTTATGGTTTGAGAGAGTTACTAGAACAGAAATCTAGACCATTATTAAAGTCAGTATTTTTTGGACGTACAGAAAATCTAGACTCTTTCATGTTCTCGATAATGTATGTAGTATTATTAGTGTCACCTGTACTATGGGTTCTAAGTATGATTTTAATAGGGATAACTCTAGGTTTAGGTGCAATGCTCAAATCAGTTTTAATTAGTGCACTTATAGGTGAAATAGTATTAAGTTTATTTATATATATTTTGACAGTAGTTGAGGACCAACACTGGGAAGGTCAGTGGAAAGGTATTCTATTTTATCCAATATACTTATTGATAATTAGCTTGACTATATTCATGGCTTTGGGCAAAAAACCTGGGTGGAAAAAGATTGATCACTCTGACCAAAGTACTATTAGTGATATGAATGTAAATAAAAACAAACATAAAAAAGATAGTAAATAA
- a CDS encoding flavodoxin domain-containing protein, whose amino-acid sequence MSSIAVIYYSASGNTAAMAEAVVEGVESMGAEAEIFEVSEFLIDDLENYDAFAFGCPASGDEELEEFEFEPFFSNAIEIIGDRPVAIFGSYSSGDGAWMRKWEDVCDDMNLNLVASGVIAEDYPDSDAIEACQELGEILVENLNEFY is encoded by the coding sequence ATGAGTAGCATTGCCGTTATTTATTATAGTGCAAGTGGGAATACAGCAGCTATGGCTGAGGCTGTAGTAGAAGGTGTTGAAAGTATGGGAGCAGAAGCTGAGATTTTTGAAGTTTCTGAATTTCTAATAGATGACTTGGAAAATTATGATGCTTTTGCTTTTGGCTGTCCCGCTTCAGGTGATGAAGAACTAGAGGAATTTGAATTTGAACCATTTTTCTCAAATGCTATTGAAATTATAGGTGATAGACCAGTTGCTATTTTTGGCTCATATTCAAGTGGCGATGGTGCCTGGATGAGAAAATGGGAAGACGTCTGTGATGATATGAACTTAAATTTAGTAGCTTCGGGAGTTATAGCAGAAGATTATCCTGATAGTGATGCAATTGAAGCATGTCAGGAGCTTGGGGAAATTTTAGTAGAGAATCTCAATGAGTTTTATTAG
- a CDS encoding LCP family protein yields MSNDVRKSKIEHESGIRYSKLNETTKETAEANMLEDDKKKTTLFEKFRRLSTSKKTGIISITILLAVILLIVAFVFSKISRINFVNKSDFTRSSASSDEHGVLALDKDKNSGKDIDQDAIKKINSKLAKNLPSDIIFDENILNVLLIGVDSREAEEQSLSDSMILASIDLKHNKIHLNSLLRDTYVYIPNYGYSKLNSANALGGPPLLMETIEYNYRVAVSHFALVDMFSLEEIIDTIGGVEIDVKSYEIPAINEALSYYNTLINEPRNSGLLKYPGKQKLSGKQALNYGRIRSVGNSDYERTERQRRILKSIFDGAKNANIAQINEMVDKVFPLVTTNLGINEIFNLLQNVQGILKAKMISGQVPILGTFEETYIQGMACLVPDLVSNIKHLAKTVYGMSDAKIDSLFGGSKDYDETEITTEAADNTYEETDVIPSSSDDYIDEPEITEPPRTTYSSRQGSVTESSKVETSQKTSKAPTSQPTNPPTNPPTTSSTVNTETENTPAPTEDPGVDESEDDYSGEEED; encoded by the coding sequence ATGAGTAATGATGTAAGAAAGTCTAAAATTGAACATGAATCTGGAATCAGGTACAGTAAATTAAACGAAACAACTAAAGAGACAGCTGAAGCAAATATGCTTGAAGATGACAAAAAGAAGACGACGTTATTTGAAAAATTTAGACGTTTAAGTACTTCTAAGAAGACAGGAATTATAAGTATAACTATCCTATTAGCTGTGATACTGCTGATAGTTGCTTTTGTTTTTTCTAAGATTTCAAGAATAAATTTTGTTAATAAGAGTGACTTTACAAGAAGTTCAGCCTCATCAGATGAACACGGTGTGCTAGCGCTTGATAAAGATAAAAACTCCGGTAAGGATATAGATCAGGACGCTATCAAAAAGATAAATTCTAAGTTAGCTAAAAACTTACCAAGTGACATTATATTTGATGAGAATATTTTAAATGTGTTATTAATAGGTGTTGACTCTAGAGAAGCTGAAGAACAGTCATTATCTGACTCTATGATACTTGCATCAATAGACTTAAAACACAATAAAATTCATCTTAATTCATTACTAAGAGATACTTATGTTTATATTCCAAACTATGGATATAGTAAGTTAAATTCAGCTAATGCTTTGGGTGGTCCACCGTTATTAATGGAGACTATAGAGTATAACTACAGAGTTGCAGTTAGCCATTTCGCCCTAGTAGATATGTTCTCTCTGGAAGAGATAATTGATACAATTGGTGGAGTTGAGATTGATGTTAAGTCTTATGAAATCCCTGCAATTAATGAAGCTTTGTCATATTATAATACATTGATTAATGAGCCTAGAAACTCCGGACTTCTAAAATATCCAGGTAAGCAAAAGTTGAGTGGTAAGCAAGCTTTAAACTATGGAAGAATTAGAAGTGTAGGTAACTCAGATTATGAGCGAACCGAGAGACAGAGAAGGATACTTAAATCAATTTTTGATGGTGCCAAAAATGCTAATATTGCACAGATCAATGAAATGGTCGATAAAGTTTTCCCACTTGTAACAACTAATTTAGGTATTAATGAAATATTCAATTTACTACAGAATGTACAGGGAATCCTAAAAGCAAAAATGATTTCAGGACAAGTTCCAATTCTTGGAACTTTTGAAGAAACTTATATTCAGGGAATGGCTTGTCTTGTACCTGATCTTGTTTCAAATATTAAACATTTAGCTAAGACTGTTTATGGAATGAGTGATGCTAAAATAGATAGCTTATTTGGTGGTTCTAAAGATTACGATGAAACAGAAATAACAACAGAAGCTGCAGATAATACATATGAAGAAACAGATGTTATACCTAGTAGTTCTGATGATTACATTGATGAACCTGAGATAACAGAACCACCTAGAACAACATATAGCTCCAGACAAGGAAGCGTTACAGAATCTAGCAAGGTTGAAACTAGCCAAAAAACTAGCAAGGCACCAACCAGTCAACCAACGAATCCGCCAACCAATCCTCCAACAACTAGTAGCACTGTAAACACAGAGACCGAAAATACTCCAGCTCCTACCGAAGACCCAGGTGTTGATGAGAGTGAGGATGATTACTCAGGAGAGGAAGAAGATTAG